In Oscillatoria acuminata PCC 6304, a single window of DNA contains:
- a CDS encoding protein kinase domain-containing protein, translated as MFQISEPRFTIEITPWETLLMSYCPNPDCPNPINPDLTMFCRTCGTKLVLAQRYRLVKLIGMGGFGRTLLALDEFKPSKPQCVVKQFYPQSQQNAEKANQLFQQEAIRLEQLGKHSQIPELFAHFEQENRQYIVQEFIDGQNLTEELAEQGRFSESAIVSLLEDLLPVLDFVHKGKVIHRDIKPENIIRRRHDRKLVLVDFGAAKYATGTTLNQTGTTIGTKGYAAPEQTFGKAVFASDIYSLGVTCIHLLTTREPFEMYDAMESTFVWREYLGINKVSDRLATVLDKAIESSVRRRYQSAEEFIQGLKAAPSKGSRTITPQSRSPAPTPQRAIATVRVSTPPVTVSEIGSLVGHGAPVKAVAISANGQLLVSGSRSGVKWWQLHEGQELPTLRSSWPEEPFAGVSALAFSPDGRLLAAGSGGGAIALWDVTLRRILRLLKAPSGVKSVAFSPDGRLLAAGGTDGAIALWETASWRLFRPLMGHSAAVNSVAFSPDRRTLVSGSEDTSVVFWDVTTQADTQTGWGRSGAVNAIAISPCGRFLASGCANRTILLWELPSGQQIGTLTGHSTGVNSVAFSPDGATLASGSDDTSIVLWDVKTGQEKRTCWGRSGVVYAVAFTPDGNTLVSGTEDTTVKIWQLRG; from the coding sequence ATGTTTCAGATTAGCGAACCAAGATTTACCATAGAAATAACCCCTTGGGAAACTTTGTTGATGAGTTACTGTCCGAATCCCGATTGTCCGAATCCGATAAATCCTGACCTGACGATGTTTTGTCGCACCTGTGGTACCAAGCTGGTGTTGGCACAACGGTATCGTTTGGTCAAACTGATCGGGATGGGAGGGTTTGGCAGAACGCTGTTGGCACTGGATGAGTTCAAACCCTCGAAACCGCAATGTGTGGTTAAGCAATTTTATCCCCAATCCCAACAGAATGCCGAAAAGGCGAATCAATTATTTCAGCAAGAGGCAATTCGTCTGGAACAGTTGGGCAAACATTCCCAAATTCCTGAACTGTTTGCTCATTTTGAACAGGAAAATCGGCAATATATTGTCCAGGAATTTATTGATGGACAAAATTTAACCGAAGAACTCGCGGAACAAGGTCGATTTTCTGAATCGGCAATTGTTAGTCTGCTGGAAGATTTATTGCCAGTTTTAGATTTTGTCCACAAAGGTAAGGTGATTCATCGGGATATCAAACCGGAAAATATTATTCGGCGTCGTCACGATCGCAAGTTAGTCTTGGTGGATTTTGGCGCAGCTAAATATGCCACGGGAACTACCCTAAATCAAACCGGGACCACCATTGGCACTAAGGGTTATGCGGCACCGGAACAAACCTTTGGCAAGGCGGTATTTGCCAGTGATATCTACAGTTTGGGGGTGACTTGTATTCACTTGTTGACGACCCGGGAACCGTTTGAGATGTATGATGCAATGGAAAGTACCTTTGTTTGGCGCGAGTATTTAGGTATCAATAAAGTCAGCGATCGCCTCGCAACAGTCCTGGACAAGGCGATCGAAAGTAGTGTGAGACGGCGCTATCAATCGGCGGAGGAATTCATCCAAGGGTTGAAGGCCGCACCGTCCAAGGGAAGTAGGACCATCACTCCCCAATCCCGATCGCCTGCACCAACCCCCCAACGGGCGATCGCCACGGTGCGCGTGAGCACGCCTCCGGTTACGGTGTCGGAAATTGGTAGTTTGGTGGGACATGGTGCGCCGGTTAAAGCGGTTGCTATTAGTGCCAATGGTCAGTTGTTAGTCAGTGGCAGTCGTTCCGGGGTTAAATGGTGGCAACTCCATGAGGGTCAAGAATTGCCCACCCTGCGTAGTAGTTGGCCCGAGGAACCCTTTGCTGGGGTGAGTGCGTTGGCCTTTTCCCCGGATGGGCGACTGTTGGCCGCAGGTAGTGGCGGTGGGGCGATCGCCTTGTGGGATGTGACGTTACGGCGGATTTTGCGCTTGCTCAAAGCGCCATCGGGGGTCAAATCTGTCGCTTTTTCCCCGGATGGGCGACTGTTGGCGGCAGGAGGAACCGATGGGGCGATCGCCCTCTGGGAAACGGCTTCTTGGCGGCTATTTCGCCCGCTGATGGGTCATTCTGCTGCTGTGAACTCCGTGGCTTTTTCTCCCGATCGCCGCACTTTAGTCTCCGGAAGTGAGGATACTTCCGTTGTGTTTTGGGATGTGACAACTCAGGCGGATACACAGACGGGATGGGGACGCTCAGGGGCTGTGAATGCGATCGCCATTTCTCCCTGTGGTCGTTTCCTCGCCAGTGGTTGTGCCAACCGCACGATTTTGTTGTGGGAACTGCCCTCGGGACAACAAATCGGCACTCTCACCGGACATTCCACCGGAGTCAATTCCGTGGCCTTTTCCCCCGATGGTGCAACCCTCGCCTCGGGAAGTGATGATACTTCTATTGTGCTATGGGATGTGAAAACCGGACAAGAAAAGCGCACTTGCTGGGGGCGATCAGGGGTGGTCTATGCCGTCGCCTTCACTCCCGATGGTAATACCCTCGTCAGTGGCACCGAGGATACAACGGTGAAAATTTGGCAGTTGCGGGGATAA
- a CDS encoding sensor histidine kinase codes for MLATSVENLEQFVPVTPDRLVGKLTLDSTLADLTLFDFEIEVTCPGSELAKALAENPLLPGAILTESGKFVGTISRRRFLEHLSRPYGLELFSRRPLKSLHSFTKIEPLTFASYLPIGMAARQSLSRSPEFLYEPIVVEMEPNVYRLLDVHQLLIAQSQIYELTTQMLQEQTRSHTIQTEKMASLGRMVAGIAHEIKNPVNCIAGNMGFLANYCQDLLELVSVYEEEMETPSQKIVETIENIDLEFLRKDLPKLVQSLVVSSDRLTKIVGGLQNFSHLDETARKPADLHECLDSTLLILNNQIKYDIDLVKNYGDLPLVDCYSGQLSQVFMNLLGNAIDALLERKEKEADNLNKNPTWTPQLAIATELINREDESAVIIRIADNGMGIPPQIQQRIFDTFFTTKPVGKGTGLGLAISNEIVRDKHKGQINLNSQEGIGTEFEIILPLDRKPEIELRLDEE; via the coding sequence ATGCTTGCAACATCTGTGGAAAATTTAGAACAATTTGTTCCCGTTACCCCAGACCGACTGGTTGGTAAACTCACGTTAGACTCCACCCTCGCGGACCTAACTTTGTTTGATTTTGAAATAGAAGTCACCTGTCCCGGATCCGAATTGGCGAAAGCCTTAGCCGAAAATCCACTACTTCCCGGGGCTATTTTAACGGAATCGGGTAAGTTTGTTGGCACGATTTCTCGGCGGAGATTTTTGGAACATTTAAGTCGTCCCTACGGACTGGAATTATTCTCCAGACGACCGTTAAAATCTTTACATAGTTTTACAAAAATCGAACCCCTCACCTTTGCCAGTTATCTCCCCATTGGCATGGCGGCAAGGCAATCTTTAAGCCGATCGCCAGAGTTTCTCTATGAACCGATTGTGGTCGAGATGGAACCGAATGTCTATCGCCTCTTAGACGTTCATCAGTTACTGATCGCCCAATCCCAAATTTATGAACTCACCACCCAGATGCTGCAAGAGCAAACCCGTTCCCATACCATTCAAACGGAAAAAATGGCCTCTTTAGGGCGGATGGTGGCAGGAATTGCTCATGAAATTAAAAATCCCGTGAATTGTATTGCAGGAAATATGGGATTTTTAGCCAACTACTGTCAAGACTTGCTAGAACTGGTGTCGGTGTATGAGGAGGAAATGGAGACTCCTTCTCAGAAAATTGTCGAAACCATCGAGAATATTGATTTAGAGTTTTTACGGAAAGATTTACCCAAACTGGTGCAATCTCTAGTCGTGAGTTCCGACCGACTCACGAAGATTGTCGGCGGGTTACAAAACTTTTCTCATCTGGATGAAACAGCGCGTAAACCAGCAGATTTACATGAATGTTTGGATAGTACCCTGTTGATTTTAAACAATCAAATCAAGTATGATATTGATCTGGTCAAAAATTATGGAGACTTGCCGTTAGTGGACTGTTACTCGGGGCAGTTGAGCCAAGTGTTTATGAATTTGCTGGGAAATGCCATTGATGCTTTATTAGAACGGAAAGAGAAAGAAGCCGATAATTTGAATAAAAATCCAACTTGGACGCCGCAGTTAGCCATCGCCACGGAACTGATTAACCGCGAAGACGAATCCGCAGTGATTATCCGGATTGCCGACAATGGAATGGGAATTCCCCCTCAAATTCAACAGCGGATTTTTGATACCTTTTTCACTACCAAACCCGTAGGCAAAGGGACAGGATTAGGATTAGCTATTAGTAATGAAATTGTCCGAGATAAGCATAAGGGTCAAATCAATCTGAACTCTCAAGAGGGCATAGGCACTGAATTTGAAATTATCTTGCCCTTAGACAGAAAACCCGAGATTGAGTTAAGACTCGATGAGGAATAA